Proteins from one Ramlibacter sp. PS4R-6 genomic window:
- a CDS encoding sensor histidine kinase, protein MEMPAPSRALLRNAKAVRWAVGIGAAIMVAIAIVLLFLLTLATNNRELYERNYNRLLVVNVVVAGVLLLVILWVALRLFSRLRRGKFGSRLLIKLAAIFALTGFVPGLLIYFVSYQFVSRSIESWFDVKVEGALDAGLNLGRVTLDALSNDLAAKTRNAATQLAEVPDSSMPLALDRLREQLPANDVILWSSTGQLVASAGESRFKLNPERPTAQQIRNVRTQRSLAVVEGLDEPAPGNTTNARIKVLALVAQPGATFGEPRLLQATQALPPSLAANALAVQEAYREYQERALAREGLRRMYIGTLTLSLFLAVIGAVLLAIILGNQLARPLLLLAAGVREVAAGDLSPKPALQGKDELGGLTRSFAEMTQQLADARDAVDRSMGEVSAARANLQTILDNLTAGVIVLDDQGNVQTTNPGATRVLRVPLAAWEGRPLAEVEGLEAFGAWVQQRFDEYLDERRQHGLDHWQQSFELSAGSPGAPQHIVTLVARGAEMPGNARLLVFDDISEIVSAQRAQAWGEVARRLAHEIKNPLTPIQLSAERLEMKLAGKLAEPEQAQLAKAVRTIVDQVDAMKRLVNEFRDYARLPAAELKPVDLNAIVSDVVALYAREADGESAASHVPVRMELDAQCPTIMGDAQQLRQVIHNLLQNAQDATEGAPVREVTIRTEWRPQSKRVRLVVLDSGTGFPEHILKRAFEPYVTTKAKGTGLGLAVVKKIADEHAARVDLKNRIEEGAVRGAQVSLSFAVAA, encoded by the coding sequence ATGGAGATGCCGGCGCCTTCGCGCGCGCTGCTTCGCAACGCCAAGGCCGTGCGCTGGGCCGTGGGCATAGGCGCGGCCATCATGGTGGCGATCGCCATCGTGCTGCTGTTCCTGCTGACGCTGGCCACCAACAACCGCGAGCTCTACGAGCGCAACTACAACCGCCTGCTCGTCGTCAACGTCGTGGTGGCGGGCGTGCTGCTGCTGGTGATCCTGTGGGTGGCGCTGCGCCTGTTCTCGCGGCTGCGCCGCGGCAAGTTCGGCAGCCGCCTGCTGATCAAGCTGGCGGCGATCTTCGCGCTGACGGGGTTCGTGCCGGGACTGCTGATCTACTTCGTGTCCTACCAGTTCGTCTCGCGCTCCATCGAAAGCTGGTTCGACGTGAAGGTGGAAGGCGCGCTGGACGCGGGCCTGAACCTCGGCCGCGTGACGCTGGATGCGCTGTCCAACGACCTCGCCGCCAAGACGCGCAACGCCGCGACGCAACTGGCCGAGGTGCCCGATTCGTCGATGCCGCTCGCGCTCGACCGCCTGCGCGAGCAGCTGCCGGCCAACGACGTGATCCTGTGGAGCTCCACCGGGCAGCTCGTGGCCAGCGCCGGCGAATCGCGCTTCAAGCTCAACCCCGAGCGGCCGACGGCGCAGCAGATCCGCAACGTGCGCACGCAGCGCTCGCTCGCCGTCGTCGAAGGCCTGGACGAACCGGCGCCGGGCAACACGACCAACGCGCGCATCAAGGTGCTGGCGCTGGTGGCGCAGCCGGGGGCGACCTTCGGCGAGCCGCGCCTGCTGCAGGCCACGCAGGCGCTGCCGCCGTCGCTCGCCGCCAACGCCTTGGCCGTGCAGGAGGCCTACCGCGAGTACCAGGAGCGCGCGCTGGCGCGCGAGGGCCTGCGCCGCATGTACATCGGCACGCTCACGCTCAGCCTCTTCCTGGCGGTCATCGGCGCGGTGCTGCTGGCGATCATCCTGGGCAACCAGTTGGCCCGGCCGCTCCTGCTGCTGGCCGCCGGCGTGCGCGAGGTGGCGGCGGGGGACCTCAGCCCCAAGCCCGCACTGCAGGGCAAGGACGAACTCGGCGGGCTCACGCGATCGTTCGCCGAGATGACGCAGCAGCTGGCCGACGCGCGGGATGCGGTGGACCGCAGCATGGGCGAGGTGAGCGCCGCGCGCGCCAACCTGCAGACCATCCTGGACAACCTCACGGCCGGCGTGATCGTGCTGGACGACCAGGGCAACGTGCAGACCACCAACCCCGGCGCCACGCGCGTGCTGCGCGTGCCGCTGGCGGCGTGGGAGGGCCGGCCGCTTGCGGAAGTGGAAGGCCTCGAGGCCTTCGGCGCCTGGGTGCAACAGCGCTTCGACGAATACCTCGACGAGCGCCGCCAGCACGGCCTGGACCACTGGCAGCAGTCGTTCGAGCTCAGCGCCGGATCACCCGGCGCGCCGCAGCACATCGTGACGCTGGTGGCCCGCGGGGCCGAGATGCCCGGCAATGCGCGGCTGCTGGTGTTCGACGACATCTCCGAGATCGTGTCGGCCCAGCGCGCGCAGGCTTGGGGCGAGGTGGCGCGCCGCCTCGCGCACGAGATCAAGAACCCGCTCACGCCGATCCAGCTGTCGGCCGAGCGCCTGGAGATGAAGCTCGCCGGCAAGCTGGCCGAGCCGGAGCAGGCCCAACTGGCCAAGGCCGTGCGCACCATCGTCGACCAGGTCGATGCGATGAAGCGGCTGGTCAACGAGTTCCGCGACTACGCACGCCTGCCCGCCGCCGAACTCAAGCCCGTGGACCTCAACGCCATCGTCAGCGACGTGGTGGCGCTGTATGCGCGCGAGGCCGACGGCGAATCGGCGGCCTCGCACGTGCCGGTGCGCATGGAGCTCGACGCGCAGTGCCCCACCATCATGGGCGACGCCCAGCAGCTGCGCCAGGTGATCCACAACCTGCTGCAGAACGCGCAGGACGCCACGGAGGGCGCGCCGGTGCGCGAGGTGACCATCCGCACCGAATGGCGGCCGCAGAGCAAGCGCGTGCGCCTGGTGGTGCTCGATTCCGGCACCGGGTTCCCGGAGCACATCCTCAAGCGGGCGTTCGAGCCCTACGTCACCACGAAGGCCAAGGGCACCGGCCTGGGCCTGGCGGTCGTGAAAAAGATCGCGGATGAGCATGCCGCGCGGGTGGACCTCAAAAACCGCATCGAAGAGGGGGCCGTCCGGGGGGCCCAAGTCTCGCTATCATTCGCAGTTGCGGCCTAG
- a CDS encoding DUF4390 domain-containing protein → MTTTDSSTPCWRSAPLRRLLDRGLARAFAFLVALCLCSAAAADTAEIALLRVERTEDGVMLSATVNFDLPAVIDDALTKGIPMYFVAEATLLRDRWYWYDKPVATTARHMRLSYQPLTRRWRLVSSPTPVGSSGLALGQTFDSRDEALAAIQRISHWKIGDAADIDPDARYNVDFRFRLDVSQLPRPFQIGAVGHSDWSINAARNVRLVLDIPK, encoded by the coding sequence GTGACCACGACGGATTCTTCTACGCCGTGCTGGAGAAGCGCGCCCCTGCGCCGCCTGCTTGACCGCGGGCTGGCGCGCGCTTTCGCGTTCCTGGTCGCGCTGTGCCTGTGCAGTGCCGCAGCGGCCGACACCGCCGAGATCGCGCTGCTGCGCGTGGAACGCACCGAGGACGGCGTGATGCTGTCGGCCACCGTGAACTTTGACCTGCCGGCCGTGATCGACGACGCGCTGACCAAGGGCATCCCCATGTACTTCGTGGCCGAGGCCACGCTGCTGCGCGACCGCTGGTACTGGTACGACAAGCCCGTCGCGACCACCGCGCGCCACATGCGCCTGTCGTACCAGCCGCTCACGCGGCGCTGGCGGCTGGTGAGCTCGCCCACGCCGGTGGGCAGCTCGGGGCTGGCGCTGGGGCAGACCTTCGATTCGCGCGACGAGGCCCTGGCCGCCATCCAGCGCATCTCGCACTGGAAGATCGGCGACGCCGCCGACATCGACCCCGACGCGCGCTACAACGTCGACTTCCGCTTCCGCCTCGACGTGTCGCAGCTGCCGCGCCCCTTCCAGATCGGCGCGGTGGGCCATTCCGACTGGAGCATCAACGCGGCACGCAACGTGCGGCTGGTGCTCGACATCCCGAAATAG
- the rsmB gene encoding 16S rRNA (cytosine(967)-C(5))-methyltransferase RsmB — translation MAHEAPPLWQLLQAASGVVAAVRSGMSASQAIPRVEPELRAGAQALAFHALRELGRAQALRAQLAKRAPPPPADALLCTALALCWRVDKAPYTAFTLVDQAVEAAKRDIETRAQASFINACLRRFLRERDELVAATDADPLARWNHPKWWIDRVRGDWSKDWERILDANNRRAPMTLRVNVRRSTRDDYLARLQAEGIAAVASGACGVTLAEPRDVHAVPGFDEGVVSVQDGAAQLAAPLLLEAMDTAQPLRILDACAAPGGKTAHILELTDAEVLALDIAPDRCERIRGNLARLSLQAEVVAADAAQPSLWWDGSPFDAILLDAPCTASGIVRRHPDVRWLRRASDIAQLAQVQAKLLAALWPALRPGGRLVYCTCSVFRAEGEQQVQTFLAHNKEALSRPAPGHLLPHSGEKGVGVRDNSPSDHDGFFYAVLEKRAPAPPA, via the coding sequence ATGGCCCACGAAGCCCCGCCGCTGTGGCAGCTCCTGCAGGCCGCCTCCGGCGTGGTGGCCGCGGTGCGCAGTGGCATGTCCGCGTCGCAGGCCATCCCGCGCGTGGAGCCCGAACTGCGCGCCGGCGCGCAGGCGCTGGCGTTCCACGCCTTGCGCGAGCTGGGCCGGGCGCAAGCGCTGCGCGCGCAGCTCGCGAAGCGCGCCCCCCCGCCGCCCGCCGATGCCTTGCTGTGCACGGCGCTGGCGCTGTGCTGGCGGGTCGACAAGGCCCCCTACACGGCCTTCACGCTCGTCGACCAAGCCGTCGAAGCGGCGAAGCGGGACATCGAGACGCGGGCGCAGGCGAGTTTCATCAATGCCTGCCTGCGGCGCTTCCTGCGCGAGCGCGATGAGCTGGTCGCGGCGACTGATGCCGATCCGCTCGCGCGCTGGAACCACCCGAAATGGTGGATCGACCGCGTGCGCGGCGACTGGTCCAAGGACTGGGAGCGCATCCTCGATGCGAACAACCGCCGCGCCCCGATGACCTTGCGCGTGAACGTGCGCCGCTCCACGCGCGACGATTACCTGGCGCGCCTGCAGGCCGAAGGCATCGCGGCCGTCGCCAGCGGCGCATGCGGCGTGACGCTGGCCGAGCCGCGCGACGTCCACGCGGTCCCCGGTTTCGACGAAGGCGTCGTGTCGGTGCAGGACGGCGCCGCGCAACTCGCGGCGCCGCTGCTGCTTGAGGCCATGGACACCGCGCAGCCCCTGCGCATCCTCGACGCCTGCGCCGCACCGGGCGGCAAGACCGCGCACATCCTCGAGCTCACCGACGCCGAAGTGCTCGCGCTGGACATCGCACCCGACCGCTGCGAACGCATCCGCGGGAACCTGGCGCGCCTGTCGCTGCAAGCCGAAGTGGTGGCAGCCGATGCGGCGCAGCCCTCGCTATGGTGGGACGGCAGCCCCTTCGACGCCATCCTGCTCGACGCGCCGTGCACGGCGTCGGGCATCGTGCGCCGCCATCCCGACGTGCGCTGGCTGCGCCGCGCCTCCGACATCGCGCAGCTGGCCCAGGTGCAGGCAAAACTGCTGGCGGCGCTGTGGCCCGCGCTGCGTCCCGGCGGGCGGCTCGTGTACTGCACCTGTTCGGTGTTCCGCGCCGAAGGTGAGCAGCAGGTCCAAACGTTTCTTGCGCACAACAAAGAGGCGCTTTCGCGGCCCGCCCCCGGTCATTTGCTGCCCCATTCCGGGGAAAAGGGGGTGGGCGTCCGGGACAATTCCCCGAGTGACCACGACGGATTCTTCTACGCCGTGCTGGAGAAGCGCGCCCCTGCGCCGCCTGCTTGA
- a CDS encoding LemA family protein, giving the protein MTDSVLSWAIAAVLLFWAVGAYNRLMRLRAEANGAFAAVEAELARQVELVRSQLPPPEPTQPAPLEVEPMSFWAHLHAAAGQLAATLAAARHRPLDPEGIDALSAAQEVLGMAWERAARDDAHDLAGPRLPDTMLLRRAQLLLQAHAATEAFNTAVARYNEAIAQFPAMVVAWLFGFRPARALSPVIVPALA; this is encoded by the coding sequence ATGACCGATTCCGTGCTGTCCTGGGCGATCGCCGCGGTGCTGCTGTTCTGGGCCGTCGGCGCCTACAACCGGCTCATGCGCCTGCGCGCGGAGGCCAACGGCGCCTTCGCCGCGGTGGAGGCCGAGCTCGCGCGCCAGGTGGAACTGGTGCGCAGCCAGCTGCCGCCGCCCGAGCCGACGCAGCCCGCGCCGCTCGAGGTCGAACCGATGTCGTTCTGGGCGCACCTGCACGCCGCCGCCGGGCAGCTGGCCGCGACGCTCGCGGCGGCGCGGCACCGGCCGCTCGATCCCGAAGGCATCGACGCCCTGAGCGCCGCGCAGGAAGTGCTGGGCATGGCCTGGGAACGCGCCGCGCGCGATGACGCCCATGACCTCGCGGGCCCGCGCCTGCCCGACACCATGCTGCTGCGGCGCGCGCAGCTGCTGCTGCAGGCGCATGCGGCCACGGAGGCCTTCAACACCGCCGTGGCGCGCTACAACGAGGCCATCGCGCAGTTCCCGGCGATGGTCGTCGCCTGGCTGTTCGGCTTCCGCCCGGCGCGTGCCCTGTCGCCGGTGATCGTGCCGGCGCTGGCCTGA
- the rpoC gene encoding DNA-directed RNA polymerase subunit beta' — protein sequence MKSLLDLFKQFTPDEHFDAIRIGIASPEKIRSWSFGEVKKPETINYRTFKPERDGLFCAKIFGPIKDYECLCGKYKRLKHRGVICEKCGVEVTQTKVRRERMGHIDLAAPCAHIWFLKSLPSRLGLVLDMTLRDIERVLYFEAYVITDPGMTPLKKFGIMSEDDYDAKRKEYGDEYVAKMGAEGIKDLLQGIDIDVEIEKLRGDLTGSEVKVKKNAKRLKVLEAFKKSGMKPEWMVMDVLPVLPPDLRPLVPLDGGRFATSDLNDLYRRVINRNSRLKRLLELKAPEIIARNEKRMLQEAVDSLLDNGRRGKAMTGANKRALKSLADMIKGKSGRFRQNLLGKRVDYSGRSVITVGPTLKLHQCGLPKLMALELFKPFIFSRLEAMGIATTIKAAKKEVEAGTPVVWDILEEVIKEHPVLLNRAPTLHRLGIQAFEPILIEGKAIQLHPLVCAAFNADFDGDQMAVHVPLSVEAQMEARVLMLASNNVLFPANGEPSIVPSQDVVLGLYYATRERINAKGEGMIFADIGEVLRALDANQVELTAKVTVRMTEWNKDKTSGEFVPSTSLVATTVGRALLSEILPKGLPFANINKALKKKEISKLINASFRKCGLKETVVFADKLLQNGFRLATKAGISIAIDDMLVPPQKADIITRAEKEVKEIEQQYVSGLVTAGERYNKVVDIWGKSGDEVSKVMMAQLAKEKVQDRHGKEVEQESFNSIYMMADSGARGSAAQIRQLAGMRGLMAKPDGSIIETPITANFREGLNVLQYFISTHGARKGLADTALKTANSGYLTRRLVDVTQDLVVTEDDCGTLDGSLMRAIVEGGEVIESLRDRILGRVAAEDVLHPESRATLVPAGNMFDEDVIEEIENAGVDEVKVRTALTCATRFGLCAKCYGRDLGRGGMVNVGEAVGVIAAQSIGEPGTQLTMRTFHIGGAASRAAIASSVEAKSAGSVGFNTTMRYVTNSKGELVVIARSGEIIIHDEHGRERERHKVPYGATLAAKADQHVKAGVPLATWDPLTRPIITEFAGKIRFEGVEEGLTVAKQVDEVTGLSTLVVIKFDPKRSAKALRPQVKLIDAAGNEVKIPGTDHSVTIGFPVGALIQVRDGQDVNPGEVLARIPIEGQKTRDITGGLPRVAELFEARSPKDKGVLAEITGTVSFGKETKGKIRLQITDPEGKVWEDLVPKEKNILVHEGQVVNKGEVVVDGPADPQDILRLLGAEELARYIVDEVQDVYRLQGVKINDKHIEVIVRQMLRRVVVEQPGDSGYIGGEQVERSEMLDTNDKMRGDGKIPATYSNLLLGITKASLSTDSFISAASFQETTRVLTEAAIMGKRDELRGLKENVIVGRLIPAGTGMAYHQARKVKDQMDEAERRAIADAEAAELGAAQEAAAAAAPEANEGAHSE from the coding sequence ATGAAATCCCTACTCGACCTGTTCAAGCAATTCACGCCGGACGAGCATTTCGATGCCATCCGCATCGGCATCGCCTCGCCCGAGAAGATCCGCTCGTGGTCCTTCGGCGAGGTCAAGAAGCCCGAGACGATCAACTACCGCACGTTCAAGCCCGAGCGGGACGGCCTCTTCTGCGCGAAGATCTTCGGCCCCATCAAGGACTACGAGTGCCTGTGCGGCAAGTACAAGCGCCTCAAGCACCGCGGCGTCATCTGCGAGAAGTGCGGCGTCGAAGTCACGCAGACCAAGGTGCGCCGCGAGCGCATGGGCCACATCGACCTGGCCGCGCCCTGCGCGCACATCTGGTTCCTGAAGTCGCTGCCGTCGCGCTTGGGCCTCGTGCTCGACATGACGCTGCGCGACATCGAGCGCGTGCTGTACTTCGAGGCGTACGTCATCACCGACCCCGGCATGACCCCGCTGAAGAAGTTCGGCATCATGTCCGAGGACGACTACGACGCCAAGCGCAAGGAATACGGTGACGAATACGTCGCCAAGATGGGCGCCGAGGGCATCAAGGACCTGCTGCAGGGCATCGACATCGATGTCGAGATCGAGAAGCTGCGCGGCGACCTGACGGGCTCCGAAGTCAAGGTCAAGAAGAACGCCAAGCGCCTGAAGGTGCTGGAGGCCTTCAAGAAGTCGGGCATGAAGCCCGAGTGGATGGTCATGGACGTGCTGCCCGTGCTGCCGCCCGACCTGCGCCCGCTCGTGCCGCTGGACGGCGGCCGCTTCGCGACCTCCGACCTGAACGACCTCTATCGTCGCGTCATCAACCGCAACTCGCGCCTGAAGCGCCTGCTCGAACTCAAGGCGCCCGAGATCATCGCGCGCAACGAGAAGCGGATGTTGCAGGAGGCGGTGGACTCGCTGCTGGACAACGGCCGCCGCGGCAAGGCGATGACGGGCGCGAACAAGCGCGCCCTGAAGTCGCTGGCCGACATGATCAAAGGCAAGTCGGGCCGCTTCCGCCAGAACCTGCTGGGCAAGCGCGTCGACTACTCGGGCCGTTCGGTCATCACCGTGGGCCCGACGCTCAAGCTGCACCAGTGCGGCCTGCCGAAGCTGATGGCGCTGGAGCTGTTCAAGCCCTTCATCTTCTCGCGCCTCGAGGCGATGGGCATCGCCACGACCATCAAGGCCGCGAAGAAGGAAGTCGAAGCCGGCACGCCGGTGGTGTGGGACATCCTCGAAGAAGTCATCAAGGAGCACCCGGTCCTGCTGAACCGCGCCCCGACGCTGCACCGCCTGGGCATCCAGGCCTTCGAGCCGATCCTGATCGAAGGCAAGGCGATCCAGCTGCACCCGCTCGTCTGCGCGGCGTTCAACGCCGACTTCGACGGCGACCAGATGGCCGTCCACGTGCCGCTGTCGGTGGAAGCGCAGATGGAAGCGCGCGTGCTCATGCTCGCGTCCAACAACGTGCTGTTCCCCGCCAACGGCGAGCCGTCCATCGTCCCGTCGCAGGACGTGGTGCTGGGCCTGTACTACGCCACGCGCGAGCGCATTAACGCCAAGGGTGAAGGCATGATCTTCGCCGACATCGGCGAGGTGCTGCGCGCGCTGGACGCCAACCAGGTCGAGCTCACCGCGAAGGTCACGGTGCGCATGACGGAATGGAACAAGGACAAGACCAGCGGCGAGTTCGTGCCGAGCACCTCGCTCGTGGCCACGACCGTCGGCCGCGCGCTGCTGTCCGAGATCCTGCCCAAGGGCCTGCCGTTCGCCAACATCAACAAGGCGCTGAAGAAGAAGGAGATCAGCAAGCTGATCAACGCTTCGTTCCGCAAGTGCGGCCTGAAGGAGACCGTGGTCTTCGCCGACAAGCTGCTGCAGAACGGCTTCCGCCTGGCGACCAAGGCCGGCATCTCGATCGCCATCGACGACATGCTGGTGCCGCCGCAGAAGGCCGACATCATCACGCGCGCCGAAAAGGAAGTGAAGGAGATCGAGCAGCAGTACGTCTCGGGCCTGGTCACCGCCGGCGAGCGCTACAACAAGGTCGTGGACATCTGGGGCAAGTCGGGTGACGAAGTGTCCAAGGTGATGATGGCCCAGCTCGCCAAGGAAAAGGTCCAGGACCGCCACGGCAAGGAAGTCGAGCAGGAGTCGTTCAACTCCATCTACATGATGGCCGACTCCGGCGCCCGCGGTTCCGCCGCGCAGATCCGCCAGCTGGCGGGCATGCGGGGCCTGATGGCCAAGCCGGACGGCTCGATCATCGAGACGCCCATCACGGCCAACTTCCGCGAAGGCCTGAACGTGCTGCAGTACTTCATCTCCACCCACGGCGCCCGGAAGGGCCTCGCGGACACGGCGCTGAAGACCGCGAACTCCGGCTACCTCACGCGCCGCCTGGTCGACGTGACGCAGGACCTGGTCGTGACCGAGGACGATTGCGGCACGCTCGACGGCTCGCTGATGCGCGCCATCGTCGAGGGCGGCGAAGTCATCGAGTCGCTGCGCGACCGGATCCTGGGCCGCGTCGCCGCCGAGGACGTGCTGCACCCCGAAAGCCGCGCCACCCTGGTGCCGGCCGGCAACATGTTCGACGAGGACGTGATCGAGGAGATCGAGAACGCCGGCGTCGACGAGGTGAAGGTGCGCACGGCGCTGACCTGCGCCACGCGCTTCGGCCTGTGCGCCAAGTGCTACGGCCGCGACCTCGGCCGCGGCGGCATGGTCAACGTCGGCGAGGCGGTCGGCGTGATCGCCGCCCAGTCGATCGGCGAGCCCGGCACGCAGCTGACGATGCGCACGTTCCACATCGGTGGCGCCGCATCCCGCGCGGCGATTGCCTCCAGCGTGGAAGCGAAGTCGGCGGGTTCCGTCGGCTTCAACACCACGATGCGCTACGTGACCAACAGCAAGGGCGAACTGGTGGTGATCGCGCGTTCGGGCGAGATCATCATCCACGACGAGCACGGCCGTGAGCGCGAGCGCCACAAGGTGCCGTACGGCGCGACGCTGGCGGCCAAGGCCGACCAGCACGTGAAGGCCGGCGTGCCGCTGGCCACGTGGGACCCGCTGACGCGACCCATCATCACGGAGTTCGCCGGCAAGATCCGCTTCGAAGGCGTGGAAGAGGGCCTGACGGTCGCCAAGCAGGTCGACGAAGTGACGGGTCTCTCGACGCTGGTGGTCATCAAGTTCGACCCGAAGCGTTCCGCCAAGGCGCTGCGCCCGCAGGTCAAGCTGATCGACGCCGCCGGCAACGAGGTGAAGATCCCCGGCACCGACCACTCGGTGACGATCGGCTTCCCGGTCGGCGCGCTGATCCAGGTGCGCGACGGCCAGGACGTGAACCCCGGCGAAGTGCTGGCGCGTATCCCGATCGAAGGCCAGAAGACCCGCGACATCACCGGCGGCCTGCCGCGTGTCGCCGAGCTGTTCGAAGCGCGTTCGCCCAAGGACAAGGGCGTGCTCGCCGAGATCACCGGCACCGTGTCGTTCGGCAAGGAGACCAAGGGCAAGATTCGCCTGCAGATCACCGACCCCGAAGGCAAGGTCTGGGAAGACCTCGTGCCGAAGGAGAAGAACATCCTGGTGCACGAAGGCCAGGTGGTGAACAAGGGCGAAGTCGTGGTCGACGGCCCGGCGGATCCGCAGGACATCCTGCGCCTGCTGGGTGCCGAAGAACTCGCGCGCTACATCGTCGACGAAGTGCAGGACGTCTACCGCCTGCAGGGCGTGAAGATCAACGACAAGCACATCGAGGTGATCGTTCGCCAGATGCTGCGCCGTGTCGTGGTCGAGCAGCCGGGCGATTCGGGCTACATCGGCGGCGAGCAGGTCGAGCGTTCGGAGATGCTGGACACCAACGACAAGATGCGTGGCGACGGCAAGATCCCCGCGACGTACAGCAACCTGCTGCTGGGCATCACCAAGGCCTCGCTGTCGACGGACTCGTTCATCTCCGCCGCTTCGTTCCAGGAAACGACGCGCGTGCTGACCGAAGCCGCGATCATGGGCAAGCGCGACGAACTGCGCGGCCTGAAGGAGAACGTCATCGTCGGCCGCCTGATCCCCGCGGGCACCGGCATGGCGTACCACCAGGCGCGCAAGGTGAAGGACCAGATGGACGAGGCCGAGCGCCGCGCCATCGCCGACGCCGAAGCCGCCGAGCTGGGCGCCGCGCAGGAAGCCGCTGCGGCGGCCGCGCCGGAAGCGAACGAAGGCGCGCACTCCGAGTAA